TGAACCATTTGTTCTTTCTTTTACATagaaacgttttttttttttattttagtaatctAATAGAATTACTGTAATATCTTGGTCTTACAGATAAGCGATCAAAAATGTCCCCTACCGATGCCACCGAGCAGTGAACCGTGTGATATACCGAACTGTGACGGCACGGCTGTCAAAACGAATACGGAGGCGCGTCTAGACGCGAGGCGTCAGGTGCGCCCCAAGGATCGCACAGAGACCTTCCGAGAGGGACCAGTCATATCCCTCGCTGCGAACGTGACGGAGAACGAAGTCACACCTACCATGGATTCGTCGTCATTTAGTTATAGCGCACCAGGAGGATGGCTTTACACTGAATGGTCCGAGGTACATACGAGGATTTCCGATACAATTGAAGTAACTGTATGTTCGTGATCAAACAACACTAATATACTTAACTAATTaggttataaatatacttaaactTTGGAGGTTCCGAAGTTCGGAGGCCAAAAAAGGCTAAAAAGGCAAAGAGGTTACTTTAGAGGTTCTAATCCCATTATTTcgttatatttatctataccTCTGATATTAATTTTGGCTTTAGTGTGTGGGGTGGTGCGTGGGTGGCGGAGTGCAGTCCCGCGGCGTGCGCTGCGCGGACCCCACTGGCTGCTCCTCTCACAGAGCACCGCACGCGTCGCAAGCTTGCACTCCCAAGAAGCAGTGTGATGCGCAGTGGTTCACTGGTAATATACATACAGTACACAGAATTGAACTATTATGCTTCTAGAAGACTTCGCTAGGGATGTTCTAAATAATTCCAAAAACTAAAACTAGACCACAACCCAGATTCCCGTTTAAGACAATAAAGCAATTGACTTTGATAAGTGACGATCCTGCTAGCTCATCTACCTACTTAAACCttcatagataaaaaaatgtgataaactatcatcatcatcagctcactatacgtccccaccgaggagctcggagcctaccataacttaggggtgactaggccatagttaacGACGCTGGCCAAGTGTGGGAAAAACTATGCCAAAGAGTAAGCAGAAAAAAGTAGAAGAACATAAGTAGCTGAAGCTTAAAAGCTCGCAAATAGTCGAGAATGGgagtataattattacataacgATGCAGGCGAGTGGTCACCATGCTCCGCGGCTTGCGGCGGCCGACAAGTGCGTGGTGTGATCTGCGTAGGCGGCAACGGCAGGAGACTTCGTGACGGCTCTTGTCGCACGCCGCGCCCTGAAGCTGAACGAGCCTGCGGAGGGACATGCGCGCCCTCGTGGTACCTTAGTGATTGGGGAGAGGTAAGCATACCAAACATCGACAAGATTCCTCATCGccatgtttaatatttttcatatctttGAATACGGTTATATGTCAGTACTCTAAATTACGTTCTAAGTTGGACGTTCGTCGCTGCTGCTGTCTCATACTCGTATGTCGTCATAAAcccaatttcattttaaaaagttttcctAATGTCAATAACAAAGTTCACTAGGCTGACTATATTTAGTATCTTATAATATAGGCAGCAAATTAGGACTTTTCCTTGACCCAGTTTAATACGCATCGATATAAATTGTCCAGTACACGAGGGCGATGGAACCATTAGAACGTTTGTTATACGTCACCGCACTGCACTTACAATACTTACGATCAAGGCAACGCACCTGTTACCAAttacgttatttatttacatttacattcaTCTTCTTATAACATATTGTTTgtgattaaattatacaatataaattgtaatgcATTAAGTAATACATCTATTACCAGAACttctctaaaaatatttacctatggatatttatttagatattcCTGTTAGGAATTGATCTAAAGTAACATCTTATAAGGAAACGAACGTATAAAACAATgccagtaattttatttatttgttaataaaaacagtGTTGTAAAAATCGTAGTGTATTTATGTAGGCTGACTCGTGGGCACTCAGCTGCACCTCGACATTTTGTTTTACGAGTCTGCAGACTGATGGATGAGTACCAACTCATCCATCAGTCTTCATCCAAATCATGATGCTCTATAGACATTTATGGGATTTCAATCGAGCCCTAAATGTGGagttaacttttaactttctccgcttttatattttaactgcgGAACATGTGTTTGCTCATGTCTTCCGATGTCAAATGTATAACAATGGCATTGAGAGGAATCATTTCCATACTGGACAACTAGTATTAGAGTTACTTATAGGAAGGTACTAGAGTTACATATTGGTACTCTGTTTATCGTTCATATTCTGTTTATCAGTTAGTTGCAACTCACTTTTGTATCTGTTCacaatataaaatacctttaaataaatttagtacatatacctgattttaattaaagagacttcaaaacttttatatactaGAGTCGCTACTGGGTCGTATTCTTCCAAGGAGTGCTAAAGGTAAGATCAGTAgggcttattttttattaactgctGCTACTTTATCGGCAGTGCTCTGGTCCCTGCGAAGCGGGCATTCAAAGCCGCACCGTGTGGTGCTTACGTGGCGGCGAAGCGGGCGCTAGTGGGGCCGCACGGGACGCGGCATGCGCCGGGTTGCGGCCGCCAGCACGCCGCTCGTGCGTGCCGCCACGATGTACCACCACACCTGAACTCAAGCCTGCGGTTATCACGCCTGTGTCGGGtaactttttaacttataaactttaacttaaattattatttattttctctttcCTTCTAAGCTCTTATATTGCCCCTCAAATTTATGTATCTGTGACTACTAAATTTACCTTCAAATTAccaaatatacaattaattatagAATGTAAaccattattataataatctcTGAATTTGCCCAAATTCTAGTCCTCAAAAGCAAACCTTGATAttcaagttttatattataaaataggtaAAAGGAATTAGGTTAAGAACTGGTTAATTTTTTAGAATACAGTGACTTATTTCACTAGTTACAGATCCTCAAAGGGTGACAAGACACCAAAGTCATAACACACAGAACTTCAAGGAACGATCGCCGGTGAAAGGTTAGTTCCCTACCTCATTGTACATAGAAAGGAATAGAGTAGAcattaatcataataaaaataataataatacatttatgttttctttgtcTGTTACGTAGGTGCGTGTGCAGACAAACTGAGCAACTGCATGCTAGCTGTGCAGGCGCGGCTCTGTCATTATCCGTACTACGCCGACTACTGCTGCCACTCCTGCCACGGACGATAAAAACTTTACTATTAtggtaacaaattaaatatcactCATTAACAAAGAGAATCACTGCCTATTTTGagatatacaaatttaatagttaaccTCAAACTATTGTTTAGCTGATGCACATAAAACTTCttaacttttcatttttagcgttcaaaaaaaattatttagtctGAACATACTATCAAGAGTATAATATTACGCAcataaaatgatatatttatatttcctaTTTACAAGTGAACATATAAGTAAGAatctattatttcaattattgttatcagGTTACGCGTGCGAGTGGAAAGCGAGTAAGGAAGCGACTACACGGGGTTAGACCTATGACTCATAGTattgtgatataaaatgtacgcATAGTGAGTTCTATGATCGGTGAAGTACCACACTTAGATCCGAATGCACGAGAAAGCAGCATTTGCCGTTTAAGGCCCTTTACTAACTCTATGTGTCCATACCTTTATGTAAACGCACAAAGATAGGGTAACGTAAAAGGCCTTTAAAACAAACAGATGCCAATCTAAACAGCGatacactaatattatttaattacgttGTTTACAACTTTAACACAACTGAGTAGAGTTCATAATAGCTTACTCATTTTATCATATGATAGTTTAGCGAAGAAATTACATTCAGTTTCTTTAAGTATTAGGAATAGTGTCATGATCTCCAGACTATAGTTGAGTTATAAAGTAGATCTGTCAAAGTAAACTGTTCGAATCGattcttatattaaaataagtttaaacaatttaaattaaaagtggatttatattattatacaagtaacgtgtatacattttattgcgtttaatttgaatactagtttaaaaaaaatctatgaatCACTTTCAAATTTTCCTTacctttataaaaactatCTCGCCGtatgaaatacataatttgctagaaaaatattacaacataattaacaattaattaaaaataatcgcGATAAAATCCATAAGTTGTATTtcgcttttaaattaaataatctatattgtattaaataataagctcattttatcacaattagcagaaaaatatgaatttcgattaaaattgtattttaagagattaaaaatgtattatacttttattaggTTTTATAGCAACGTTTCATTGTGTCTGAAGTTTGTCACCGAATAAAACACGCTTCACATGGAGTGAACAAGACAGATAGATACACGAGAGCCAAAGTACGACAGAGAAAGAAGATTTACACACTAACTTCAGATGCAATGAAGACTTAGTTTACTATAACTGCATGAATATAATTCTTAGGATTTTAGGCTATGCgatttagattataaaatcatagtattccttattaatgtaaaattaaaaacatatgttttattatggTGTGTATTTCTTAGAAACTATTTCAATATgtgttcattattatttattcaagctgttttctataaatttatactattattttagaattttgtaaatagtttCATGTATAGTGCATTTATTTACTGGCTGTTGAATATTCATATAGTCAACAATAGTTAGTGTTGTTAcatcacaatttaaaaaaaaaacgatttcgtatataataataagaatttatttacggtgtttattaaaatatatctgtaCTAATAATGCATATaacaacatacaaaaataaaaatacagctTTAAACACtgccttttgttttattttaacattcaaaTGTTTGGAAGAACTTCTTACTTTAAGATCCCAcgatttttcatttcaaacaaCATTATTAAGGAAACAATTTCTTCATTCTTGAAGTTAACGAAATCCAGAAGTCTATAGAAACTGTTATAGTGAACAACCAAGTGATAATGATGAGAGATTTAACAGCGTTATCATTTGCCATCCAGTTCTTGAAGGAATGTGCATTAAAACCAAAGCACAAGGCCGCAGTCGAACAAAATAGTGTACTAATACTTGAGACGTAGTGCGTGTATCTGACCACAGTCACCTTCTCTGATGAATTGAATGTATGCGCTTTATGTAAGAGTGCTCCATTCAGAAAACTTAATATGCAAAGTACCAGGGTGCATAATGctgaaaattatatagaatGAGTAGtaggtataatttttataaaaatgtaaattttgcaTATTTGTATACTGTCATgttaatagatggcgttagttgtcaatataaatttgatcagttttttattcgtttgaaataatttttcatgtctctcattgtaattaaacaaaaccaGCATATGCGGAGATTTGACTGTGCCCTATACAAGAAACCGTGACAAAAATACTGAGGTGAtttgttattcaatttaaaaatttaaaattgaaaatgataaCACAGTAGTTACTTTGCATAAAAACGACCATAAcatagtattaaatatgtgatctattttacacatttatcTTACCGAGTATACCATGTGCGgtgttaaaatttgtatgcTTTTCCTTTATCATTATAACGCTACCAGTAATGACCAATATGATGGCCAACATTTGTAATATCCAGTGAAAATGTTTGCGATGCCTTCTCTTAATCAACATGGACCAACTGTTGTACTGAGAGAGTACTAAAATTCCTTGGCACATGAAGAATTGATACTGAAAATACTAATGCACTttagtaacaattaaattatgtcgagacatttacaatttgttgttataatttgtctATAAGttataatctttaattaacttgagaaaaaaaaattacattattgaaTTCAATAGAATTTACGTGTCCCACTACTGCATTGgtaaataaaaccttaaattttaaacactatTGATTTGGAATTTTTGCACAATATATATAGGTTTTCGATATAtgtacgttttttttacaaattcgtTAAGTACTTACCCCTAAAACACATAGAATTATATGAAGATCAAAAACGGTTAATTTTGTCGACTTACATGAAAACAGTAGacttacaaaaacaataatgaaaaggaaaatatttgaaacaagattaattattaatctaaTAGTTTGCAAGAAAACACTTTCTGATGATTTAACTGTTTTCAAATTGATAGAATCAGCTATCCCGTCCATCGCATTGAAGTCTTTTGTAATGAAATGATGAACAACTTGGCTTGTAtcgtgtttataaaatattttgtagaggtacttaaataaagtacattttatttggaGAACACTTCATATTAAATCATTTGATAActgtgataattatttttaaaaataaaagcaaagttCGCCTACTGTTCTATCATAACGCGATTTCATGGTcataaaaatagtaagtagTGGGAAATATGAACGCttcaaaaatatacctactccAAAAAGTAGAAGGTTATTTcttctgtatattttttcatatacttttatttgttgcctaacaaaaatgacaaattGTAGTTATAACTGATACAATCTAACTTCAGTTCAAATGATAATATCACAAAACTGTAATGATAAGAACGAGATATTTTCAATAGTAGTCTTATCTTGTCTCCGATATAGCGTCGAATAGTACAGATTGATTCTtctaagatttaatatttttaaattaattatggcGGTACAAAATGAATCCCGACAGAATACAAATGAAGTTGAGATGAACGTCGATGAAAAGGCTCCGTTTTTTGTGTTCATGAATGTAGTAATTACATTGACTCACATTTTAATTGGTGCGATTGCAtttaatgcaatattttttgcaaatCTCTTTCAAATTCGAAGTTCATTTCAGCAACATATATATTTGTGTGTTATTGGGGTAAgtgattttagaatttttttttgggttttctattttttatttatattttacactagATGTCGCACGCAACTCCGgacgcgcgaaattaaaaaaactgaagtagtagtctatgtgtttttccagactagtttctacatctatgccaaatttatgCAAGATCCTtttagctgttctggagacACATTCTaaccaacatccatccatccattcatcgaTGTAAACCTTAGCATTTATGATATTGTGTCATTCCATAAGTTCGTTTTTTCTAagattaaaatctaatatataaaattctcgtgtcacagttttcgttcccgtactcctccgaaacggcttgaccgattctcatgaaattttgtgatcatattcagtaggtctgagaatcggccaacatctatttttcattttttttttttaactgcgcgtggacggagtcgcgggcgacagctagtctgtatataaaaataacgtctcatcatctttgacaaagcatagaaaacaatatgttttgagaACGAAGATGTCCTTAGACTTGTATTCATCTCGAAAATGCACAGTGAGTGAAATTTGCTTTTCACGTGGGTTCCCTCTGCCAAAAACCTATTGCCATCCTTCTCATTGTATTTGAGAAATGAGAGATAACAACATGTGGttgtaaaaatagttaaactaTGTAAAGTCATAGGGTAATGAAATGCTTCTTTCAGTACATCCTCCTGATGAGCCAAGCTGTCCTTTCAATGAATCCTTATGCGAGTTGGGCGAAGGTATTAAGCTATGAGAACAAGAAGATGATCCACTGGTTGATGCAAATTTTAGGATCAGTTCTAGCAATAGCCGGCAGCATTGTTAAACTGGCCGATCGAAATACTAACTTCCGATCAGCTCATGGAATTCTTGGTTAGTTATTTTCCATGTGTTtgcatataatatatattagtttttgtgtgaaaaatttgtttttgcacATTTATGAATACCGCATGCGCACAGGCATTAGTCGATGTACTTGGTAGAGAGATTTTTTCTAAAAGAGAACCTCTATGTTTATAAAGAAACCTTATTCAAAAAACTAACTACTTAAAATCTGAggatataatatacaataagtttttttatggtgCCAATGaagaaattttactttattatttacaggtCTCGTCGCGATGCTTTTCACGATAGCCAGTCTTATCAGTGGAATAGTAAACTTATTCTCTATGAACtttagtaacaatattaacatGATTAAAATAGGGCACTCAGTTTTAGGCGCGTTGGCACTTTCCACCGCTTACTTGAGTCTTTGTTTTGGATTTCATGATGTATACAGAGTAGTTTATGGAAATAACAACGCTAATCTTTCCATTAATTTTACTGTGGTCACTTTAATAGGAGTTTTGACATCTACTTGTATAAATACAGTCAGAAGAATTGtaccttaattaaataagttaatctTCAGTGTGATCAGACCCTTACATGTCTTACCGTTGtcttctgagatcaaaattaACTctgtttaggttaggttaggtagatAGGTAGACCTTAAATGAGTCATTGGCACTGTCTCTTAGAActgtgttataaatattttagtttctaAGGTCCTTTACGATTAGTATCAATACTATTTATTCCCTGTGATTTTTAGACCATTATTTCCCATAGTCACTAGAACTGCTTACAATACGTGTTAACCTCTTTTAATAGTGTTAGTGTTTTAAGTATTATTGTTTTGGCAAACTTTTCTACTGCACGAAGTATGATTGTTTtgcaaacattattttataagctttGTATCCACTTGTTACATCACAAGTGTATTTAagcgtttatttttaagaagttatttaaaaataaaaagttatattaattgtcataattttattttgtttatggCTGCCTATATACATTAGTTAATCAGTACAATGTAATGTTACaatcttaatatattaaaaggattttaaatttttaatgcttatcttaaataagaaatcttataaaaatactatatctCTCAAATCTAATTTACAATTctgagaaataattaaatatcacaccaatttttataataagagtTACAAAAGatactgaaataaatttattgtcaaTAATGTTTCAGATAGTGCAACTCAATTTGGCGTTGACAAGACATTAGACCTTTTTTCACCGAGCAATTAGGCACGCGACTACTATTTGTGTTAACAATGAACCATTCTCACGACTGAGTCACAGAAATAACTAACTTAAACGCTTAGTGGAAAATCGGTCTTCATACTTAAGTACCACGCACCTAGTTGAGATAATTGTGATGACTCTTCAATGTATATCAATAATGTTAATACAGGAGTTGCAACAGTTCCTGATATAGTACATGTAGTGACAGAGGCGCGCCTGCACGGCCAGCGCGCAGTTACTCAACCTGTCTATGCAATCTGTgaaggaaaaataatattagataaacataattaacaataCTTCGGTTTTTTGAGTTATCAGATCGGGTAAGAATCAATACTGTTACAAGCTAAGGTCAAATAgtgttttaacttttaaataggGGGGAAAACGTTGTTGCATATTTCGTGACAATATAGGATGATCATTTCAATATTTGGTCGATGTGGTGAACAAAATTCATTGACGAGAGATATTGATGAGTTTTGatcattttgttattaataaatgtaaacaaccTTTATCATCGTTCCCATCTATAGTGCTTGTTTGAGTTGTGGAGGAAGTCGTAGTTGTAGTATATTTATCTACTCTGTGAGAAGCTGCAACAAAAGAGAATAGTCATCTTTGTGGCAATTTGAACTTAAGTGACGGATTCAGAAACCATAATTGGTCACTAAAAGCGTCGCTcagtgttaaattaatatgataaTTACACTAAGAGATTGCTGAAGTATCCATTAAGTAcagtatttttagtaatacataCGGCTAGTAAGTACAGCTGCCGCTGTGTTGTCAGTGGGGCATATGGGATCGCAAGGGCGGTGCGCGGGAGGACGCGGCGCGGTGCACTCGCCCTCGTTGGCGCCGTTCCTTCCACGCGCGCATACCACCGACCTGTGCTGGACTCCCGTCTTCAACGAACAGTTTCCTACGCACTATTAAAGGAGATAGAATCACAAATTGTTGCAAACCATCAAACAGAAAAATGTCACCACGTTTTAGGAAACGAGAAATACCATCTTCTCCAACTCATAAAGATGGCCAAGATCGCGGGAAACTAATGCGTCGGATGTTCAAAGCAATCTTGGCTAAGAAACATCAAGAGGCAGATCAACAACAAGACCTATTctgcttttttatatcagagaaagaggcaaacgagcggcgggaaAACCGAAGTGACCAACGATGCACATGGACATCCGCATCATTAGAGGAACTGCAGAGGCGTTGCCGGTCTGTGAATAGAGAGTTCGTTTGCTTCTTGAAGGACAAGATGTTGGTGCAAGATAGGAAGTGGAGCTAGGCTGGCGGCCAACGCGGAATATTAGAGAGGCACAAGAAGAAGACAAATAAGGATAATTCAAGGTATTACAAgtttcaaactttatggcggCACGTGGTTAGTTTAGTGTGATAGTATTAGTAATAGAGCAGTAGTAACAGTAGTCTGCGCTGGAGCCCAATGTAGGTAGTGAAAACCTTCAGAGATGTATGCCCTGCACAAGTACGTATTCTATTTCACTCccataaagttttaatagtggtggataatacatatttttttcattacataaaCTGACTAGAAGTTTACACTTAAAGTAATTTGTCCATcaactaaatttttataacatacgcCCTTGACTACTTTACAAACAAGTTTATAGCtaatgattaaatattaatgagcATAGTGCCTAATTActgaatgtttatttactgCTTTTTAGCACAAATAACATAGTTGCGAGAttagtttgtaaattaaaatttaaaaaagtgaaataaaaaaatgaacaacgCTGAATTTTACCAAAACTTCTTATGTACTTTTTAGTAAAATGAATTTCCACTCGATgtaattaataagattttgaaatttaggcataattaaattgtttaaactttcgtgagacatcataattaattaattaagaaacggcttaactcacgtttgatcgtccggtgacggcaccgactagtgcgagacgcgacgcgaccgcgaagtcttcggattaaacactcgccctgaagatggacccccgatgggttcgaaactagtcggtgccgtcaccggacgatcaaacgtgagttaagccttttcttaattaattaatttaggcataatgttgatataaaaatatcaagtaaTTTTGAAATCCAAAAAATATTCGCATAAATGAaggaaacattaaataatagtttataaTGATACATGATGGGTATATCTGCATAATGGTTAGTAGTGACCAGTTTAGAGATCTTGCACCTCCCGTTACCTTATCTACTAATGGAGGCTGCATAATGTATCTATTACTTAGTAGGCACAAACTTGTTACCGGCGCCCGCGAGTTCATTGTCTCGTACTAGGTTTCATTATAcgatataataaattcattgaaacTTTACAATCAATTAAGGATTTCAAAGTATTATTAGAAATACAGGGACATTTAACCTCAAGTTCTGcagcataaattaaaattaacaaacactGATATCACAAATAGGATTTAGAaactaataaatgaattataataaaatttccagTACTAAATGTGTgcaaataaactaataaaaaatggaGTAAGTATAAGAGACATGTATGCTGACCTTACTCCATTCACTGTAGTACCATACAGGCGCGCATTCACCGCAGTCGCGTTCGTTTGCCGGCTTTGGGTCTTTGCAAGCGGAGTCTCTCAGATGCCTGCCAGTTTCACCGATGCAAAGCACGCCGCGGATCTGTTTGCCACCACATGGAGCCGAGCAAGACGACCATTCTcctaaaaacaatattacagtattaaaaagaatttggGGGATCGGGAATAAAGCAGAAATATACAACACTGTGTTATTTATCTAAACATAAAACGAGTTGGTGTAGTTACGAGTGTACCATTAGTAGTAGAAAGCTAGAACCAACCAACACTGAAAAACAGTGTTGATTACTATACCTGTAAACCAATGTCCCTCATGAGGGACACACGTTACTTTCGCAGTACAATTTCTTCTTACGTCTGGTGATATTTGCGGTGAACAACCAGACGGGTCGCTGCACCGCACACTGCGGGTCTGTAAGCCGCCACCGACGCACCATCCAACGCACTAAAACagttcttatttttataaccgtATCTTAATACTTAAGTAGCAAACCATAAATAATGCATACGATTGGAATTCAGATCGGCTGGTAGATGCATGGAACAGTAGTATTACATACTGTAAGAAAATCCCTATAATGTGAGTAAGTTTAAGAAAGAGTACCTGTGACCAGTCAGAGGAAAGCCATCCAGCAGAAGCACTTAATCTATACTCGGGTCCGAGATCGGTTTCGGAGTTGTTCACTGAAATTGTATAGACGGGACCTTCTCGAAACGTGTCCGTATCTTCGTTCAGTCGTATGACATGTTTAGATTCCAGAGTACTATATTTTGGACAATCCGGCACATTGCATTTTTCACTCGTAACTGGCTTTTCCAGAGAACATTTATCATCATTGACCTAAGAAAAAATAGGAGAAAAAATGTTAGTATATTTCACCTGTTTGCACTAAAATGCTCATCAGCACCAAGGTTAACCTTTGTAATTCCTCTCGAATGATCTTGCACGCATCCAACGATTCTGGTTCGATTAGCCGGCCCACATGTTGGACACGGAGACCAGGCGGCGGCCCTCCACCTCGGCGGGCAAGAAATCATGCCACAACGACGTCTCTTTC
This DNA window, taken from Papilio machaon chromosome 16, ilPapMach1.1, whole genome shotgun sequence, encodes the following:
- the LOC106716504 gene encoding uncharacterized protein LOC106716504, producing MNVDEKAPFFVFMNVVITLTHILIGAIAFNAIFFANLFQIRSSFQQHIYLCVIGYILLMSQAVLSMNPYASWAKVLSYENKKMIHWLMQILGSVLAIAGSIVKLADRNTNFRSAHGILGLVAMLFTIASLISGIVNLFSMNFSNNINMIKIGHSVLGALALSTAYLSLCFGFHDVYRVVYGNNNANLSINFTVVTLIGVLTSTCINTVRRIVP
- the LOC106716815 gene encoding ADAMTS-like protein 4, which codes for MVSCFTIVAICFIWAVGRESVLALAANRELRCGRRLVTGLFTRPRLPLGYSHVATVPRGACRLNFSEILPSDNYIALKMTNGSYVINGEFAISTPGTYDAVGARFIYSRVRGLDSIFTLGPIHHPIDIMVLYTVPNPNIKYEYLTDSLPGDINTEEPTTKLSSIDTQGTVTAKHTRRHHGYDSYPKFIVDNMHPDVVGLSKENTIAKKGIDENIVGTRRFVWKILSYTHCTRTCGGGIQVGKYRCVEETTDGVDREISPVHCSGSAPSGKRRRCGMISCPPRWRAAAWSPCPTCGPANRTRIVGCVQDHSRGITKVNDDKCSLEKPVTSEKCNVPDCPKYSTLESKHVIRLNEDTDTFREGPVYTISVNNSETDLGPEYRLSASAGWLSSDWSQCVGWCVGGGLQTRSVRCSDPSGCSPQISPDVRRNCTAKVTCVPHEGHWFTGEWSSCSAPCGGKQIRGVLCIGETGRHLRDSACKDPKPANERDCGECAPVWYYSEWSKCVGNCSLKTGVQHRSVVCARGRNGANEGECTAPRPPAHRPCDPICPTDNTAAAVLTSPSHRVDKYTTTTTSSTTQTSTIDGNDDKDCIDRLSNCALAVQARLCHYMYYIRNCCNSCINIIDIH